A genomic segment from Pseudomonas sessilinigenes encodes:
- the hisB gene encoding imidazoleglycerol-phosphate dehydratase HisB, whose translation MAERKASVERDTLETQIKASINLDGTGKARFDIGVPFLEHMLDQIARHGLIDLDIESKGDLHIDDHHTVEDVGITLGQAFSKAIGDKKGIRRYGHAYVPLDEALSRVVIDFSGRPGLQMHVPFTRATVGGFDVDLFQEFFQGFVNHANVTLHIDTLRGHNTHHQIETVFKAFGRALRMAVELDERMAGQMPSTKGVL comes from the coding sequence ATGGCCGAACGTAAGGCATCTGTCGAGCGCGATACCCTGGAAACCCAGATCAAAGCCTCGATCAACCTGGATGGCACTGGAAAGGCCCGATTCGATATCGGCGTGCCGTTCCTCGAGCACATGCTGGACCAGATCGCCCGGCATGGGCTGATCGACCTGGATATCGAAAGCAAGGGCGACCTGCATATCGACGACCACCACACCGTGGAAGACGTCGGCATCACCCTGGGCCAGGCGTTCAGCAAGGCCATCGGCGACAAGAAAGGCATCCGCCGCTATGGCCATGCCTATGTGCCATTGGATGAAGCCCTGTCCCGCGTGGTGATCGATTTCTCCGGCCGTCCCGGCCTGCAGATGCACGTGCCCTTCACCCGCGCCACCGTTGGTGGCTTCGATGTCGACCTGTTCCAGGAATTCTTCCAGGGCTTCGTCAACCATGCCAACGTGACCCTGCACATCGATACCCTGCGTGGCCACAACACCCACCACCAGATCGAGACCGTGTTCAAGGCCTTCGGCCGTGCGCTGCGCATGGCGGTTGAGCTGGACGAGCGCATGGCCGGGCAGATGCCTTCCACCAAGGGCGTGCTGTAA
- a CDS encoding divergent polysaccharide deacetylase family protein — MLHFPSTHSRQPLSRLLGGLLLALLCCLPVQAAAPQAPKAYLSLIIDDLGQNLPRDRRVLGLPGPVTTAIMPDTPHAAEFAREAHRAGKIVILHMPMDPATGPFAWHPDLPQEELHKRLDAAFQAVPYTSGINNHMGSRMTSQRPAMAWLMGELQRRNKFFVDSRTSAQTVAAAEAQKIGLASVSRDVFLDDERTEPAIARQLQTAIDLARKQGSAVMIGHPYPQTLAVLERELPKLKAQGIEWIDIKSMISLRSNQAMSGHGKNGKYR, encoded by the coding sequence ATGCTGCACTTTCCTTCGACGCACAGCCGCCAGCCGCTCTCCCGGCTGCTAGGCGGCTTGCTGCTGGCCCTGCTCTGCTGCCTGCCCGTCCAGGCCGCCGCCCCGCAGGCGCCCAAGGCCTACCTGAGCCTGATCATCGACGACCTGGGCCAGAACCTGCCTCGCGATCGCCGTGTGCTGGGACTGCCCGGCCCGGTGACCACGGCGATCATGCCCGATACGCCCCACGCCGCCGAGTTCGCCCGGGAAGCCCACCGGGCGGGCAAGATCGTTATCCTGCACATGCCCATGGACCCGGCCACCGGGCCCTTCGCCTGGCACCCGGACCTGCCGCAGGAAGAACTGCACAAGCGCCTGGATGCAGCGTTCCAGGCCGTGCCCTACACCAGCGGCATCAACAACCACATGGGTAGCCGCATGACGTCCCAGCGACCGGCAATGGCCTGGCTCATGGGCGAGCTGCAACGGCGCAACAAGTTCTTCGTCGACAGCCGCACCAGCGCCCAGACCGTGGCCGCCGCCGAGGCACAGAAAATCGGCCTGGCCAGCGTTTCCCGGGATGTATTCCTCGACGATGAGCGTACCGAGCCGGCGATCGCCCGGCAGTTGCAGACAGCCATCGACCTGGCCCGCAAGCAGGGCTCGGCGGTGATGATCGGCCACCCGTATCCGCAGACCCTGGCAGTGCTGGAACGCGAACTGCCCAAGCTCAAGGCCCAAGGCATCGAGTGGATCGATATCAAGTCGATGATCAGCCTGCGCAGCAACCAGGCCATGAGCGGCCATGGCAAGAACGGCAAGTACAGATAG
- a CDS encoding murein hydrolase activator EnvC family protein: MLRALIALALTCLLQPAFADERAQTQQQLDATRQDITELKKLLGKLQEEKSGVQKELRGTETEMGKLEKQVEALQKELKKSESELQRLDEEKKKLQSARTEQQRLIAIQARAAYQNGRQEYLKLLLNQQNPEKFARTLTYYDYLSQARLEQLKNFNETLRQLANVEKDISLQQAQLLVQKSSLDTQREELAKVRKERQLALAKLNDDVKARDQKLQQREQDQADLAKVLKTIEETLARQAREAEEARQRALIAQQEAEKKRLREAQAETSDAPRKPVHSTPGALVSSNGPSFGGAFASARGKLPWPVDGRLLARFGETRGDDSRSKWDGVMISAAAGSQVHAVHGGRVVFADWLRGAGLLVILDHGNGYLSLYGHNQTLLKEAGDVVKAGESISTVGNSGGQDTPALYFAIRQQGRPSDPAQWCHAQG; the protein is encoded by the coding sequence ATGCTTCGCGCCCTGATTGCCCTTGCTCTGACCTGCCTGCTCCAACCGGCTTTTGCCGACGAGCGTGCGCAAACCCAACAACAGTTGGACGCCACGCGTCAGGACATCACCGAGCTGAAGAAGCTGCTGGGCAAACTGCAGGAAGAAAAGTCCGGAGTACAGAAAGAGCTGCGCGGCACCGAGACCGAGATGGGCAAGCTGGAGAAGCAGGTCGAGGCCCTGCAGAAAGAGCTGAAGAAAAGCGAATCCGAGCTGCAGCGACTCGATGAGGAGAAAAAAAAACTCCAGAGCGCGCGCACTGAACAGCAACGACTGATCGCCATCCAGGCCCGGGCCGCCTATCAGAACGGGCGCCAGGAGTACCTCAAGCTGCTGCTGAACCAGCAGAATCCTGAAAAATTCGCCCGCACCCTCACCTATTACGACTACCTGAGCCAGGCCCGCCTGGAGCAGTTGAAGAACTTCAACGAGACCCTGCGCCAGCTGGCCAATGTGGAAAAGGATATTTCCCTGCAGCAGGCCCAGTTGCTGGTGCAGAAAAGCAGCCTCGACACCCAGCGCGAGGAGCTGGCCAAGGTCCGCAAGGAGCGCCAGCTGGCCCTGGCCAAGCTCAACGACGACGTCAAGGCCCGGGACCAGAAGCTGCAACAGCGCGAACAGGACCAGGCCGACCTGGCCAAGGTCCTCAAGACCATCGAAGAGACCCTGGCACGCCAGGCTCGCGAGGCGGAAGAGGCGCGCCAGAGAGCGCTGATCGCCCAGCAGGAAGCCGAAAAAAAGCGTTTGCGTGAAGCCCAGGCCGAGACCAGCGATGCACCGCGCAAGCCGGTCCATTCCACTCCCGGGGCCCTGGTCTCCAGTAACGGTCCCTCCTTTGGCGGAGCATTCGCTTCGGCCCGGGGCAAACTTCCATGGCCAGTCGATGGTCGACTATTGGCGCGCTTCGGTGAAACCCGTGGCGACGACTCCCGCTCCAAGTGGGACGGCGTGATGATCAGCGCTGCCGCTGGCAGCCAGGTGCATGCCGTACACGGCGGCCGGGTGGTGTTCGCCGATTGGCTGCGCGGTGCCGGGCTGCTGGTGATCCTCGATCATGGCAACGGCTACCTGAGCCTCTACGGGCACAACCAGACGCTGCTCAAGGAAGCCGGCGACGTGGTCAAGGCCGGAGAGTCCATCTCCACAGTGGGCAATAGTGGCGGACAGGACACTCCTGCGCTGTACTTTGCAATTCGTCAGCAGGGTCGCCCCAGCGACCCGGCACAGTGGTGCCACGCGCAAGGATAA
- a CDS encoding DUF2164 domain-containing protein: MNRSRTKAPILTLTPEQEREALDKLKRLLEDRFDLQLGSFEVAEVLELFSKDIAPHYYNRAIADVQLLLKERFEGIESDLWALEKN; the protein is encoded by the coding sequence ATGAACAGGTCGCGGACCAAAGCGCCGATACTGACGCTGACCCCCGAGCAGGAGCGCGAGGCGCTCGACAAGCTCAAGCGCTTGCTCGAAGACCGCTTCGACCTGCAGTTGGGGTCGTTCGAGGTGGCCGAGGTCCTCGAGTTGTTCAGCAAGGACATTGCACCCCACTACTACAACAGGGCGATTGCCGATGTTCAGCTGCTCCTCAAGGAGCGGTTCGAGGGCATTGAAAGCGACCTGTGGGCACTCGAAAAGAATTAA
- a CDS encoding S41 family peptidase has protein sequence MLHLSRLTSLALTIALVIGAPLAFAAETAQSATAATTKAPLPLEELRTFAEVMDRIKAAYVEPVDDKTLLENAIKGMLSNLDPHSAYLGPEDFAELQESTSGEFGGLGIEVGAEDGFIKVVSPIDDTPASKAGIQAGDLIVKINGQPTRGQTMTEAVDKMRGKIGQKITLTLVRDGGTPFDVTLARATIQVKSVKSQLLESGYGYIRITQFQVKTGEEVSKALAKLRKDNGKKLNGIILDLRNNPGGVLQAAVEVVDHFITKGLIVYTKGRIANSELRFSATGKDESEAVPMVVLINGGSASASEIVAGALQDQKRAVLMGTTSFGKGSVQTVLPLNNERALKITTALYFTPNGRSIQAQGIVPDIEVRRAKITSESQDGEYFKEADLQGHLGNGNGGADKPSGSAGKAKPMPQDDDYQLAQALSLLKGLSITRGK, from the coding sequence ATGCTGCATTTGTCCCGCCTTACCTCGCTGGCCCTGACGATCGCCCTGGTGATCGGCGCGCCTCTGGCGTTTGCCGCCGAAACCGCTCAATCGGCAACCGCCGCGACGACCAAGGCGCCTTTGCCGCTGGAAGAGCTGCGTACCTTTGCCGAGGTGATGGATCGCATCAAGGCCGCCTATGTCGAACCTGTCGATGACAAGACCCTGCTGGAAAACGCCATCAAGGGCATGCTCAGCAACCTCGACCCGCACTCGGCCTACCTGGGGCCGGAAGACTTCGCCGAGCTGCAGGAAAGCACCAGCGGCGAATTCGGCGGCCTGGGCATCGAGGTCGGTGCCGAAGACGGCTTCATCAAGGTGGTGTCGCCGATCGATGACACCCCGGCTTCCAAGGCCGGCATCCAGGCCGGCGACCTGATCGTCAAGATCAACGGCCAGCCGACCCGTGGCCAGACCATGACCGAAGCCGTGGACAAGATGCGCGGCAAGATCGGCCAGAAGATCACCCTGACCCTGGTCCGCGACGGCGGCACGCCATTCGACGTGACCCTGGCCCGCGCCACCATCCAGGTCAAGAGCGTGAAGAGCCAGTTGCTGGAGTCCGGCTATGGCTACATCCGCATCACCCAGTTCCAGGTCAAGACCGGCGAGGAAGTCTCCAAGGCCCTGGCCAAGCTGCGAAAGGACAACGGCAAGAAGCTCAACGGCATCATCCTCGACCTGCGCAACAACCCGGGCGGCGTACTGCAGGCCGCGGTGGAAGTGGTCGACCACTTCATCACCAAGGGCCTGATCGTCTACACCAAGGGCCGTATCGCCAACTCCGAACTGCGTTTCTCCGCCACCGGCAAGGACGAGAGCGAAGCCGTGCCGATGGTGGTGCTGATCAACGGCGGCAGCGCCTCGGCCTCGGAAATCGTCGCCGGCGCCCTGCAGGACCAGAAGCGCGCCGTGCTGATGGGCACCACCAGCTTCGGCAAGGGCTCGGTACAGACCGTGTTGCCGCTGAACAACGAACGCGCCCTGAAGATCACCACTGCGCTGTACTTCACCCCCAACGGTCGCTCGATCCAGGCCCAGGGCATCGTCCCGGACATCGAGGTGCGTCGCGCCAAGATCACCAGCGAATCCCAGGACGGCGAGTACTTCAAGGAAGCCGACCTGCAGGGTCACCTGGGCAATGGCAACGGCGGCGCCGACAAGCCAAGCGGCTCTGCCGGCAAGGCCAAGCCGATGCCACAGGACGACGACTACCAGCTGGCCCAGGCCCTGAGCCTGCTCAAGGGGCTAAGCATCACTCGCGGTAAATGA
- the hisH gene encoding imidazole glycerol phosphate synthase subunit HisH — MQTVAVIDYGMGNLHSVAKALEHVGAGKVLITSDASVIREADRVVFPGVGAIRDCMAEIRRLGFDALVREVSQDRPFLGICVGMQALLEHSEENDGVDCIGLFPGQVKFFGKGLVEEGEHLKVPHMGWNEVKQAVDHPLWHSIPDLARFYFVHSYYITAGNARQVVGSGHYGVDFAAALAEGSRFAVQFHPEKSHTHGLQLLQNFAAWDGRW; from the coding sequence ATGCAGACGGTAGCCGTCATCGACTACGGCATGGGCAACCTGCACTCCGTGGCCAAGGCCCTGGAGCACGTGGGCGCCGGCAAGGTGCTGATCACCAGCGACGCCAGCGTGATCCGCGAAGCCGATCGGGTGGTGTTTCCCGGCGTGGGCGCGATCCGCGACTGCATGGCCGAAATCCGCCGCCTGGGCTTCGATGCCCTGGTGCGTGAAGTCAGCCAGGACCGTCCATTCCTGGGGATCTGCGTGGGCATGCAAGCCCTGCTGGAGCACAGCGAAGAGAACGACGGCGTCGATTGCATCGGCCTGTTTCCCGGCCAGGTGAAGTTCTTCGGCAAGGGCCTGGTGGAAGAGGGCGAGCACCTCAAGGTGCCGCACATGGGCTGGAACGAAGTGAAGCAGGCGGTGGACCATCCGCTGTGGCACAGCATCCCGGACCTGGCGCGCTTCTACTTCGTGCACAGCTACTACATCACCGCCGGCAATGCCCGGCAGGTGGTGGGCAGCGGCCACTACGGCGTGGACTTCGCCGCGGCGCTGGCTGAAGGCTCGCGCTTTGCCGTGCAGTTCCACCCGGAGAAGAGCCATACCCATGGCCTGCAGCTGCTGCAGAACTTCGCGGCCTGGGACGGTCGCTGGTAA
- the hisF gene encoding imidazole glycerol phosphate synthase subunit HisF, translating to MALAKRIIPCLDVDNGRVVKGVKFENIRDAGDPVEIARRYDEQGADEITFLDITASVDGRDTTLHTVERMASQVFIPLTVGGGVRTVQDIRNLLNAGADKVSINTAAVFNPEFVGEAAQHFGSQCIVVAIDAKKVSGPGEVPRWEIFTHGGRKPTGLDAVEWAKKMEGLGAGEILLTSMDQDGMKNGFDLGVTRAISDALGIPVIASGGVGNLQHLADGILEGHASAVLAASIFHFGEYTVPEAKAYMAQRGIVVR from the coding sequence ATGGCGCTAGCCAAGCGCATCATCCCTTGCCTGGACGTGGACAACGGCCGGGTAGTGAAGGGCGTCAAGTTCGAGAACATCCGCGATGCCGGTGATCCGGTGGAGATCGCCCGGCGCTACGATGAACAGGGTGCCGACGAGATCACTTTCCTGGACATCACCGCCAGCGTCGATGGCCGTGATACCACCTTGCATACCGTCGAGCGCATGGCCAGCCAGGTGTTCATCCCGCTGACCGTGGGCGGTGGCGTGCGTACCGTGCAAGACATCCGCAACCTGCTCAATGCCGGTGCGGACAAGGTCTCGATCAATACCGCCGCAGTGTTCAACCCGGAGTTCGTGGGCGAGGCCGCACAGCACTTCGGTTCCCAGTGCATCGTGGTCGCCATCGATGCCAAGAAGGTTTCCGGCCCGGGCGAAGTGCCGCGCTGGGAGATCTTCACCCATGGCGGGCGCAAGCCCACCGGGCTGGATGCGGTGGAGTGGGCGAAGAAGATGGAAGGCCTGGGGGCCGGCGAGATCCTGCTGACCAGCATGGACCAGGACGGCATGAAGAACGGCTTCGACCTGGGCGTGACCCGGGCCATCAGCGATGCCCTGGGTATTCCGGTGATCGCCTCCGGCGGTGTCGGCAACCTGCAGCACTTGGCCGATGGCATCCTCGAGGGCCACGCCAGCGCGGTGCTGGCGGCCAGCATCTTCCACTTCGGCGAGTACACCGTTCCCGAGGCCAAGGCCTACATGGCCCAGCGCGGGATCGTGGTGCGATAG
- a CDS encoding substrate-binding periplasmic protein gives MFKRLLVVVASAGFLLGGLARAAEPADTSLVLLTENFPPYNMAINGKNFAQGENINGIAVDIVREMCKRAGINYSLTLRFPWERIYKMALEQPGYGVFVTARLPDREPLFKWVGPIGPDDWIMLAKAGSKITLESLEQARKYKIGAYKGDAIAETLAKQGLAPQVVLRDQDNARKLVAGQIDLWATGDPAGRYLAKQEGITGLKTVLRFNSAELYLALNKDVSDEVVAKLQAALDEMRKEGLVEEIMGRYL, from the coding sequence ATGTTCAAACGTCTTCTTGTGGTTGTCGCCAGCGCCGGTTTTCTGCTCGGTGGCCTCGCCCGCGCCGCTGAACCCGCCGACACCTCCCTGGTGTTGCTGACGGAAAACTTCCCTCCCTACAACATGGCCATCAACGGCAAGAACTTCGCCCAGGGCGAGAATATCAACGGCATCGCCGTGGATATCGTCCGTGAGATGTGCAAGCGCGCCGGCATCAACTACAGCCTGACCCTGCGCTTTCCCTGGGAACGCATCTACAAGATGGCCCTGGAGCAACCGGGTTATGGCGTGTTCGTCACGGCCCGGCTGCCGGACCGCGAGCCGTTGTTCAAGTGGGTCGGCCCCATCGGCCCGGACGACTGGATCATGTTGGCCAAGGCCGGCAGCAAGATCACCCTCGAATCCCTGGAGCAGGCGCGCAAGTACAAGATCGGCGCCTACAAGGGCGATGCCATCGCCGAGACCCTGGCCAAGCAGGGCCTGGCCCCGCAGGTGGTGCTACGGGACCAGGACAACGCCAGGAAGCTGGTGGCGGGGCAGATCGACCTCTGGGCCACCGGTGATCCGGCCGGGCGCTACCTGGCCAAGCAGGAAGGTATCACCGGCCTCAAGACGGTGCTGCGCTTCAACAGCGCCGAGCTGTACCTGGCGCTGAACAAGGATGTGTCCGATGAAGTGGTGGCCAAGCTCCAGGCCGCCCTGGACGAGATGCGCAAGGAAGGCCTGGTGGAAGAGATCATGGGCCGCTATCTCTAG
- a CDS encoding OFA family MFS transporter: MSSSIAAANPAAQPAFLSKERIIAKPGFNRWLVPPAALAIHLCIGMAYGFSVFWLPLSKALGISAPVACEPGMGFIAQVFSSQCDWPISMLGWIYTLFFIFLGCSAAIWGGWLEHAGPRKAGVVSALCWCGGLLISALGVYTHQIWLMWIGSGVIGGIGLGLGYISPVSTLIKWFPDKRGMATGMAIMGFGGGAMVGAPLAAALMSHFATPTSVGVWQSFLVMAAIYFVFMIGGALAYRVPPTGWKPEGWSAPVKKAANAMITHRHVHVNVAWKTPQFRLVWLVLCLNVSAGIGILGMASPLLQEVFAGKLLGNGLSFSQLDAGQLAQIAAIAAGFTGLLSLFNIGGRFFWASFSDYLGRKNTYFVFFALGFALYALIPNLGHLGNVALFVAAFCIILSMYGGGFATVPAYLADLFGTQMVGAIHGRLLTAWAAAGVLGPVLVNYLREYQLSIGVERAAAYDITLYILAGLLVLGFLCNLMVRPVADKYFMTDEQLAAEQALGHDKGADSSVVLEWKASPASKPLVIAAWLAVGIPLAWGVWVTLQKTAVLFH; encoded by the coding sequence ATGAGCTCTAGCATCGCGGCCGCCAACCCGGCCGCCCAGCCAGCGTTCTTGTCCAAAGAACGCATTATCGCCAAGCCCGGTTTCAACCGTTGGCTGGTTCCACCGGCCGCCCTGGCCATCCACCTGTGCATCGGCATGGCCTATGGCTTCTCGGTGTTCTGGCTGCCGTTGTCCAAGGCGCTGGGTATCAGCGCGCCCGTGGCTTGCGAGCCGGGCATGGGCTTCATCGCCCAGGTCTTTTCGTCCCAGTGCGACTGGCCGATCTCCATGCTCGGCTGGATCTACACCCTGTTCTTCATCTTCCTGGGTTGCTCGGCGGCGATCTGGGGCGGCTGGCTGGAGCATGCCGGGCCGCGCAAGGCTGGGGTGGTGTCCGCCCTGTGCTGGTGCGGCGGCCTGCTGATTTCCGCCCTGGGGGTCTATACCCACCAGATCTGGCTGATGTGGATCGGCTCCGGGGTGATCGGCGGGATCGGCCTGGGCCTGGGCTACATCTCCCCGGTATCGACCCTGATCAAGTGGTTCCCGGACAAGCGTGGCATGGCCACCGGCATGGCGATCATGGGCTTCGGGGGTGGCGCTATGGTCGGTGCGCCCCTGGCCGCCGCATTGATGAGCCACTTCGCCACCCCGACCAGCGTCGGTGTCTGGCAGAGCTTCCTGGTGATGGCCGCGATCTACTTCGTGTTCATGATCGGCGGCGCCCTGGCGTATCGCGTACCGCCCACCGGTTGGAAGCCCGAGGGCTGGAGCGCGCCGGTGAAGAAAGCCGCCAACGCCATGATCACCCACCGCCATGTGCACGTGAACGTGGCCTGGAAGACCCCGCAGTTCCGCCTGGTGTGGCTGGTGCTGTGCCTGAACGTATCGGCCGGTATCGGCATCCTTGGCATGGCCTCGCCACTGCTGCAGGAAGTGTTCGCCGGCAAGCTGCTGGGCAACGGCCTGAGCTTCAGCCAACTGGACGCCGGGCAACTGGCGCAGATTGCCGCCATCGCCGCCGGTTTCACCGGCCTGTTGAGCCTGTTCAACATCGGTGGCCGGTTCTTCTGGGCGTCGTTCTCCGACTACCTGGGCCGCAAGAACACCTACTTCGTGTTCTTCGCCCTGGGCTTTGCCCTGTATGCGCTGATTCCGAACCTTGGCCACCTGGGCAACGTCGCCCTGTTCGTGGCGGCGTTCTGCATCATCCTGTCGATGTATGGCGGTGGGTTCGCTACGGTCCCAGCCTACCTGGCGGACCTGTTCGGCACCCAGATGGTGGGCGCGATCCACGGTCGCCTGCTGACAGCCTGGGCGGCTGCCGGCGTGCTGGGCCCGGTGCTGGTGAACTACCTGCGCGAGTACCAGTTGAGCATCGGCGTCGAGCGTGCCGCGGCCTATGACATCACCCTGTACATCCTCGCCGGCCTGCTGGTGCTGGGCTTCCTGTGCAACCTGATGGTGCGCCCGGTGGCCGACAAGTACTTCATGACCGACGAGCAACTGGCGGCCGAGCAGGCCCTGGGCCACGACAAGGGCGCCGACAGCAGCGTCGTCCTGGAATGGAAGGCCTCGCCTGCCAGCAAGCCGCTGGTGATCGCCGCCTGGCTGGCGGTGGGCATTCCCCTGGCATGGGGCGTGTGGGTGACCTTGCAGAAGACTGCCGTGCTGTTCCACTAG
- the gpmI gene encoding 2,3-bisphosphoglycerate-independent phosphoglycerate mutase: MTTTPKPLVLMILDGFGHSESHESNAVYAANKPVLDRLCASVPNGLISGSGMDVGLPDGQMGNSEVGHMNLGAGRVVYQDFTRVTKAIRDGEFFENPTICAAVDKAVAAGKAVHILGLLSDGGVHSHQDHLVAMAELAFKRGAEKIYLHAFLDGRDTPPKSAQSSIELLDETFKTLGKGRIASLIGRYFAMDRDNRWDRVAQAYNLIVEGQGQFSAATAQQGLQAAYERDESDEFVKATTIGEPLKVEDGDAVVFMNFRADRARELSRVFVENDFKEFERARQPKLAGFVMLTQYAASIPAPAAFAPSSLENVLGDYLAKNGKTQLRIAETEKYAHVTFFFSGGREEPFPGEERILIPSPKVATYDLQPEMSAPEVTDKIVDAIEHQRYDVIIVNYANGDMVGHSGVFEAAVKAVECLDLCVGRIVDALEKVGGEALITADHGNVEQMSDETTGQAHTAHTTEPVPFIYVGKRPLKVREGGVLADVAPTMLKLLDLPQPAEMTGKSILV, encoded by the coding sequence ATGACTACCACGCCTAAACCTTTGGTCCTGATGATTCTGGATGGCTTCGGTCACAGCGAGAGCCACGAATCCAACGCTGTCTATGCCGCGAACAAGCCTGTCCTGGATCGCCTGTGCGCCAGCGTGCCCAACGGCCTGATCTCGGGTTCGGGCATGGACGTCGGCCTGCCGGACGGCCAGATGGGCAACTCCGAAGTCGGCCACATGAACCTCGGGGCCGGCCGCGTGGTGTACCAGGACTTCACTCGGGTGACCAAGGCCATCCGTGACGGCGAATTCTTCGAGAATCCGACCATCTGCGCCGCCGTGGACAAGGCCGTGGCCGCCGGCAAGGCCGTGCACATCCTCGGCCTGCTGTCCGATGGCGGCGTGCACAGCCACCAGGACCACCTGGTGGCCATGGCCGAACTGGCCTTCAAGCGTGGCGCCGAGAAAATCTACCTGCACGCCTTCCTCGACGGTCGCGACACCCCGCCCAAGAGCGCCCAGTCGTCCATCGAACTGCTGGACGAAACCTTCAAGACCCTGGGCAAGGGCCGCATCGCCAGCCTGATCGGCCGCTACTTCGCCATGGACCGCGACAACCGCTGGGACCGCGTGGCCCAGGCCTACAACCTGATCGTCGAGGGCCAGGGCCAGTTCAGCGCCGCCACCGCCCAGCAAGGCCTGCAAGCGGCCTACGAGCGCGATGAAAGCGACGAATTCGTCAAGGCCACCACCATCGGCGAACCGCTCAAGGTCGAGGACGGCGATGCCGTGGTGTTCATGAACTTCCGCGCCGACCGGGCCCGCGAGCTGAGCCGGGTCTTCGTCGAGAACGATTTCAAGGAGTTCGAGCGCGCACGCCAGCCGAAACTGGCCGGTTTCGTCATGCTCACCCAGTACGCGGCCAGCATCCCGGCCCCGGCGGCCTTCGCCCCCAGCAGCCTGGAAAACGTGCTGGGCGACTACCTGGCCAAGAACGGCAAGACCCAGCTGCGCATCGCCGAGACCGAGAAATACGCCCACGTGACCTTCTTCTTCTCCGGCGGGCGCGAAGAGCCGTTCCCGGGTGAAGAACGCATCCTGATCCCGTCGCCGAAGGTCGCTACCTACGACCTGCAGCCGGAAATGAGCGCCCCGGAAGTCACCGACAAGATCGTCGACGCCATCGAACACCAGCGCTACGACGTGATCATCGTCAACTACGCCAACGGTGACATGGTTGGCCACAGCGGCGTGTTCGAGGCTGCCGTCAAGGCCGTGGAATGCCTGGACCTGTGCGTCGGGCGTATCGTCGATGCCCTGGAAAAGGTCGGCGGCGAAGCGCTGATCACCGCCGACCACGGCAACGTCGAGCAGATGTCCGACGAAACCACCGGCCAGGCCCACACCGCCCACACCACCGAGCCGGTGCCCTTCATCTATGTCGGCAAGCGCCCATTGAAGGTCCGTGAAGGCGGTGTCCTGGCAGATGTGGCCCCTACCATGCTCAAGCTGCTGGACCTGCCACAGCCCGCGGAAATGACCGGCAAGTCGATCCTGGTCTGA
- the hisA gene encoding 1-(5-phosphoribosyl)-5-[(5-phosphoribosylamino)methylideneamino]imidazole-4-carboxamide isomerase codes for MLIIPAIDLKDGACVRLRQGRMEDSTVFSDDPVSMAAKWVEGGCRRLHLVDLNGAFEGQPVNGEVVTAIAKRYPTLPIQIGGGIRSLETIEHYVKAGVSYVIIGTKAVKEPEFVAEACRAFPGKVIVGLDAKDGFVATDGWAEVSSVQVIDLAKRFEADGVSAIVYTDIAKDGMMQGCNVPFTKALAEATSIPVIASGGIHNLGDIQALLDAKAPGIIGAITGRAIYEGTLDVAEAQAFCDSYKP; via the coding sequence ATGCTGATCATTCCCGCAATCGACCTCAAAGACGGCGCCTGCGTGCGCCTGCGCCAGGGTCGCATGGAAGACTCCACCGTATTCTCCGACGACCCGGTGAGCATGGCCGCCAAATGGGTCGAGGGTGGCTGCCGTCGCCTGCACCTGGTTGACCTCAACGGTGCCTTCGAGGGCCAGCCGGTCAATGGTGAAGTGGTTACCGCCATCGCCAAGCGCTACCCGACCCTGCCGATCCAGATCGGCGGTGGCATCCGTTCGCTGGAAACCATCGAGCACTACGTCAAGGCTGGCGTCAGCTACGTGATCATCGGCACCAAGGCGGTGAAGGAGCCGGAGTTCGTCGCCGAGGCCTGCCGCGCGTTCCCGGGCAAGGTCATCGTCGGCCTGGACGCCAAGGACGGTTTCGTCGCCACCGATGGCTGGGCCGAAGTCAGCTCGGTACAGGTCATCGACCTGGCCAAGCGCTTCGAGGCCGATGGCGTCTCGGCGATCGTCTACACCGACATCGCCAAGGACGGCATGATGCAGGGCTGCAATGTGCCCTTCACCAAGGCCCTGGCCGAAGCCACCTCGATCCCGGTGATCGCCTCCGGCGGCATCCACAACCTGGGCGACATCCAGGCCCTGCTGGACGCCAAGGCCCCCGGCATCATCGGCGCCATCACCGGCCGGGCGATCTACGAGGGCACGCTGGATGTGGCAGAGGCTCAGGCGTTCTGCGACAGCTACAAGCCATAA